CCATCTCCATTTATATCAACTGGTATTGCACGATCTTTACCAGATACAACCCCAGTGGTAACAGATCCATAAAAATCGAGTCCTAGTGGGTTACCAATGGCAATTACAGTTTCTCCTTGTTTTAATGCATCTGAGTCACCAAATGTAATGACGGAATCTACTCCTTTAGCATCAATTTCAAGCACTGCTAAATCCGTCCAAATATCGGTACCTACAAGTTTTGCTTCTACCTTTGTTCCATCTACTAATGTTACTTCTAATGATTTCGCACCTTCAACAACATGGTTATTCGTAATGACGTACGCCTTTCCACCTTCTTTTTTATAAATTACTCCTGACCCTGTTCCCGCTTCTTGCGTAGACTTTGAATGACTCCAAAAGTCGGTAACGGATTGAATATTTGATACACCAACTACAGCACCCGAAGCCTTTTCTACAGCTTCCGTCACACCCGTGTTCACATCAACAGAAAGCTGTTGCATTTCCATAGAAGTCTTGGTTGCTTTTGTTCCGTTATTAGTTGGTAAATTGGTTAACACAGAAGGTATTAAAAACCAAACCAACAATGCACCTACCATTACTCCTGCCAAAGCACTAAAGAAGTATCCTGCCAAACTTTTTTTCTTTTCCTTTTTAGGTTCTTCCTGTGGTTCATATGGATTGTAATCGTCCATTTTTCATCTTCCTTTCATTTCACATATATGTTTATGTTATTAATTTACCCAATTAACATTAAAATAAGATGAAAATCAATTAAAAGTTTCATAAAACATACGAGTTAATTTCATAAATAGCGCTTAATTATTAAAACAAGAACAATACTTAATTTATTGATTGGAGCGACAGGTGATGGCTCATCGCTCACCCCGCGGAAATCATACTTATTTATTATGAAGAGTATATGATACATATTCTCACATTTCACATTAATATTGTTCGTGTTTTATATTCTAAATTTGAATCATGATGTTGATTCATACATGTAGGATTTTAGAAAAAATAAAAAAGCTCCAAAGACTAAAATAGCCTTGGACTAACCTAAAATACTGAGACAATATAAAACACCTTCGGTAATGGTACACTTAAAACAAGTACTTAAATCGGAGGTGTTTTTGCATGGGCAAAAACGTGTATACAAGCGAGATTAAATGGGCAGTCGTCAAAGAAAAAATGAGTGGTAAACTAACAACGAAAGAAATTATGGAGAAATACGGAATTAAGAATAAATCTCAAGTTGAGACATGGATGAGATGGTATAGAGCGAATGAAATTCATCGTTTTGACCAACCGATTGGGAAACAATATACGTTTGGGCATGGGCCTGATTTTAAAAGTGAAGAAGAGAAGAAAGATACGCAGATGAACCATTTAAAAATGGAGAATGAGATTCTAAAAAAGTATTTGGAAATGATAAAGGAGTTGAAAAACACATAGTTCTTCAAATCGTGGAAAAGTTCCGGAAAAACTATACAGTAAGTGTCATTTTATCAGCCTTAGAAATACCACGTTCCAGCTTTTATCGTTGGTTAGCTGAAGGTGTTGAGAAGATTTTAACCTTAGCAGAAGAAGCAATCATCGAACTATGCAAGAAAACGAAATACCGCAATGGTCATCGTAAAATAAAGGCGTTATTGAAAAGAGATTATGGAATTAAATTAGACCGCAATACCGTTCAGAAAACCATGCAAAAGTTTCATCTTCAATGCAAAGTAAAGCAAAAAAGAAAATGGAAATCTCAAGGTGAGTCAGTAGTAATTGCCCCAAATGTATTGAATCGTAACTTTATAGCTAGTAAACCGAACGAAAAATGGGTAACGGATATTACGTATATTCAATATGGTAGCGTCACATTATATCTTTCGACGATCATGGATTTATATAACAATGAAATTGTCACTTATAAGCTTTATAATCACCAACAGACTCCGTTAGTCATGGATACGTTGCGTGAAGCGTTAATAGCTCGCGGAAACCCCCAAGGAGTTATTGTTCATTCTGATCAAGGAAGTGTCTATACATCGTATGCTTATCAAAATGCCTTGAAGGAAAACCATTTAGTTAGCAGTATGTCCAGACGTGGAAACTGTTGGGATAATGCAGTAATTGAGTCCTTTCATTCTAGTTTAAAAACAGAAGAGTTTAGCCTAGCCAAGTTTAATTCATTAAGTAATGTCAGTGTTGTGCAAAGAATTGACGAGTATATTCATCATTACAATGAAGAACGGATCCAAGAAAAATTAGGCTACCTTACGCCAAAAGAATTTGGCATTGCGGCAGCCTAAAAAGGTGTTTTATATGTGTCTCATATCGCTAGGTCAGTTCACCTTGGAACTTTCTCTTTTACACAACAACTAATTCAGTTGGTACATTTGCATCTGTATCATGGAGATGTACATATTCTCCCGTAATAATCCCGCAAGATTCAAGTGTTTGAGTAACACTCATACGAGCAAGATCTTTCATATTATTGTCTTTACTTAAATGAGATAAATAAATATTTGTCTTCTTAATATCCACAACTTCACTCATCGCAACAGCGGCATCCTCATTGGATACATGTCCTACATCACTTAAGATTCGTCGCTTTACAGACCAAGGATAGCGTCCCATTTGAAGCATACTTACATCATGATTACTCTCAAAGACAAAGGAATCGGCTCCCTTAATATGTCCTTTCATACGGTCACTTACGTAACCAGTGTCCGTAATCAAGACAAGTTTGCGACCATTTTCATGAAAAATATAAAACATAGGATCTATCGAATCGTGGGATACTGCAAATGACTGTATATCGATTGAACCAAATGTTTTGACCGTTTCCATGTCAAATTGAAATCTTTGGTTTACGGATACATTTCCAATTAGCGAATCCATCGCTGACCATGTTTTTTCATTAGCAAAAATAGGCACCCCGTGTTTCCTTGCAACTACACCAAGTCCTTTAATATGATCACTATGCTCGTGTGTAATAAAAATACCTGAAAGTTTTTTTATATCGCGACCAATTTCACTAAAGAGTTGCTCCATTTTCTTACCGCTTAGTCCCACATCTACTAAAAAGGAATGCTCATCACTTTCCACGTAAACTGCATTTCCACTACTGCCACTTGCTAATACACTAAATCTCATTGTTAGAACTCCTTACTTTACTTCTGTTTGTTCCGACTCTTTTGGAATTTCAATTATTCTTCCTTCGACTGCATTTACAAAGTATTCTTCCGACGTTTCATCTGAAAGTTTAACTAATATATGCCAGGTGGGTGCAAATACTTGCGTTCCCTCTAGTTGGGCTAATGTAGAGTATCCTAAATTAGCTTCTTTTACTGTAGAATCAGGCTTTAGTATCCCGCGTTTATATAGAACTTTAATCGCTTGCATAGATGACAATAAGCTTTTCGATTCATTATAGTCTTCTAGATTATCCAAGAGACTTTGTTCATAACTAACGAGCTCTTGTTTATCATTAAAATGAACAATTAACTTTGCATATTTATTATTATAAACTAGTCGATTATTTACTTTTTGAAAGAATGTAACGGAGTGATTTTCCTCATCTATGCTCCATAATCCATAAGAATTTCCACGTATTATATTTTCTTGAAGTACTTTTTCCAACTTGTTTTCTTCCGTAATTGGAAGTGGTTTATCAAATGTACTAGTAAGTTGATAGCTGCTTTTTACTTCTACTTTTTGGTTTGGTAAGTTATCTAATTCTTCTGTACTAAAAGTATGAAGATTTCCTGAAACATAAGATGCTCCTAAAATGTCAGATTCCATTTTTGGAACTTTAATATTATCAAGTAAGAATCGTTCCTCTATTGGAGTATCGCTACGAACTTCTATATCCTGCGCATCATTATATCTATTTAAGTAAAGAGAAAATAAAAATACATTTAAAATAGAAAAAACAATAATAAATATAGTTTTTGTTTTATTCCAATCCAAATTTGCCACCTCCTAGTAATTCCGGAGATACTCGAACCCATATACCCTTAGATAAATAAAACCAAGATGGCTCTAGATTTAAAAATAGCTGTTGATCATCTTGCGACAAATAATAACCCACTACCATGTCATCCACAGATGACATTTTTAAATCTGGAATGGTAGATATCAAATCATACGTGTCTTGACCAGATGGCAATTGTATTTTTCTTGTTTTAATAGGAGAAGAATTATTTAGTGTATAATACGGCCTAATATATCGATATACTCGATTCATACCCCAATATTGAGTGATTTCAGTAGACGTATCATTACTAAAAACAGGTACACCTTTTAAGTAAAGTTGATAACTAACTTGTTGAGTAGCAGGATTTATTCGATTATATCGATATTCGTCCGTCCAACCACTGTGCTCGTTAACAAAATCCAAACTATGCTGAATGAGTTCGGTAGGATTACCAGAATTCTGACTTTCCGATGCAGGGTGTACATAACTTAATCTTTTTAGCAAAAAGTTAACGGTCATTAACGCGTTATCGTCGGTATATTGCTGTTCTCTTGTTCCT
The nucleotide sequence above comes from Psychrobacillus glaciei. Encoded proteins:
- a CDS encoding S1C family serine protease yields the protein MDDYNPYEPQEEPKKEKKKSLAGYFFSALAGVMVGALLVWFLIPSVLTNLPTNNGTKATKTSMEMQQLSVDVNTGVTEAVEKASGAVVGVSNIQSVTDFWSHSKSTQEAGTGSGVIYKKEGGKAYVITNNHVVEGAKSLEVTLVDGTKVEAKLVGTDIWTDLAVLEIDAKGVDSVITFGDSDALKQGETVIAIGNPLGLDFYGSVTTGVVSGKDRAIPVDINGDGVVDWQAEVLQTDAAINPGNSGGALINLAGQLVGINSMKISEAAVEGIGLAIPVNSAIPIIEDLEHNGKVNRPSMGITLVDVTNVPAIHQKDTLKLPAEVTTGVVVNEVVPNSPAAKAGMKTYDVIVEMDGEKIENTIELRKHLYNEKEIGDELKVKVYREGKIVDLMLKLVATDSL
- a CDS encoding IS3 family transposase (programmed frameshift) — encoded protein: MGKNVYTSEIKWAVVKEKMSGKLTTKEIMEKYGIKNKSQVETWMRWYRANEIHRFDQPIGKQYTFGHGPDFKSEEEKKDTQMNHLKMENEILKKVFGNDKGVEKHIVLQIVEKFRKNYTVSVILSALEIPRSSFYRWLAEGVEKILTLAEEAIIELCKKTKYRNGHRKIKALLKRDYGIKLDRNTVQKTMQKFHLQCKVKQKRKWKSQGESVVIAPNVLNRNFIASKPNEKWVTDITYIQYGSVTLYLSTIMDLYNNEIVTYKLYNHQQTPLVMDTLREALIARGNPQGVIVHSDQGSVYTSYAYQNALKENHLVSSMSRRGNCWDNAVIESFHSSLKTEEFSLAKFNSLSNVSVVQRIDEYIHHYNEERIQEKLGYLTPKEFGIAAA
- a CDS encoding MBL fold metallo-hydrolase, encoding MRFSVLASGSSGNAVYVESDEHSFLVDVGLSGKKMEQLFSEIGRDIKKLSGIFITHEHSDHIKGLGVVARKHGVPIFANEKTWSAMDSLIGNVSVNQRFQFDMETVKTFGSIDIQSFAVSHDSIDPMFYIFHENGRKLVLITDTGYVSDRMKGHIKGADSFVFESNHDVSMLQMGRYPWSVKRRILSDVGHVSNEDAAVAMSEVVDIKKTNIYLSHLSKDNNMKDLARMSVTQTLESCGIITGEYVHLHDTDANVPTELVVV
- a CDS encoding two-component system regulatory protein YycI; the protein is MDWNKTKTIFIIVFSILNVFLFSLYLNRYNDAQDIEVRSDTPIEERFLLDNIKVPKMESDILGASYVSGNLHTFSTEELDNLPNQKVEVKSSYQLTSTFDKPLPITEENKLEKVLQENIIRGNSYGLWSIDEENHSVTFFQKVNNRLVYNNKYAKLIVHFNDKQELVSYEQSLLDNLEDYNESKSLLSSMQAIKVLYKRGILKPDSTVKEANLGYSTLAQLEGTQVFAPTWHILVKLSDETSEEYFVNAVEGRIIEIPKESEQTEVK